The DNA region CGCGGCGGTGCCGCGTCTGATTGAAATCTATGACACGCAGGATGCGCGGGAACGTCAGACTATAAACAATATACTGGTGAAAATCGGCAAGCCGGCGGTGCCCTATCTGGTAAATTCGCTAACCCTTGACAATGCCGAGCAGGTGGGACGGATCTGCGCCACACTGGGAGAAATAAAAGATTCCGCGGCGGTGGAAGGATTGATTGAAGCGGCAGGGCATGCTGACTGGCGGGTCCGTTCCGAAGCGGTGGGGTCACTGGGGAAAATCGCCGATTCCCGGGGGAATGGAGCGATGGCGTATCTACTTCTGGATACGGTGGGGTTGGTGCGGAAGTCGGCGGCGGTCGCGGCGGGAAGCCTCTTGTTTGAGCCGACCTTGAAAACTATGGTGAATATGCTGGCCGATGACTTTTATGGGGCTCGTCTCTGCGCCCTGGAAGCGCTGGTCAAATTCGGCGAGAAGGCAGTGGAGGTTATTGCCGATTCGATAAATTCGGAAAGGGATTTGATTGGGAACCTGGGATGCCTGGCGCTGGGGCATATAGGCGGCGACAGCGCCGTGGCGGTTCTGGTAGGGCAGCTGGACTCGCCCGATTATATTCGGCGGGCGATGGCGGTAGAGGGAATATTTCAGTCCGGCTCCTCTTTTGGCTGCGGATTTGTGGAACTTATGAAAGAGCGAGAAACCAATCCGATAGTGCAGCAATATATTCGCAAGGTCATGGAGAGACATGCTGGGCGATAAACTGAACCGATTCTCCCGGCAGATACAGAGCCAACCGGATGCCGCTATTTCCAGACCGGGAAACAGCCGTTACCGTTACGCGGCGGATTTTTTTGGCGGCGAATTGGTCAGTTCCGATGGGGGTGTTTTTATCAAGATTACTGTCGATTTCCCCTCCGTTTTCTCTCATGGCGATTACAGTTTAGGCGACGTGCTCGCATCTTATCCGCTCATCGGTGGGGGGAGCATTCTCAATTGCGGCGAAAATTCTCTCAATCTGTCGCGGCTGTTGTTTTTTGATATGGAGACTACCGGTCTCTCCGGCGGTACCGGCACCGTTCCTTTCCTGATAGGTTTCGGCTCCCTTTCAGACTCCGGTTTTCAGGTGCGGCAGTATCTGCTGCCGGATTATCCGGATGAGGCGGCGATGCTGGAGGCGGCGCGCCGTGAGATAACGAAAGACTCCATCCTGGTCAGTTACAACGGACGGGCTTTTGACCTTCCGATATTAAGCGACCGGCTGGTTCTGCACCGGATAGAGAGAAATCTCGAAATAGCCGGGCATATCGACCTGCTTCACCCGGTCCGGCGGCTTTTTAAGAGACGTCTTCGCGATTGTTCCCTGGGGAATATTGAACGAGAAATTTTGCGGTATTACCGTTTTGATGACATACCCGGCTATCTGGTGCCGTCGGTCTATTTCAACTGGCTGGCGAACGGCGAAGTGGAGGAGTTGCGGCGGGTAAATAAACATAATCTGGACGATATTGTGTCGATGCTGTTTATCATGCATCATATGGCGCGCTTAGCGGAGAATCCCTCGGGGCAGATTCAATCCAGCGATGACCTCTATTCTTTTTGCCGCGTACTGGAGCAGGCCGGCGATAGAGAGGGGCTGTATAATCTGATAGAAGCCTCCCGCGAGATGCTGGAGCGGGAGAATCGGTTTGATATATTATTCTCGCACGCGCTCTGGTATAAGAGAGGGGCACAGGTGGAAAAAGCCCATACTCTCTGGCTAAAAATTGCACAGACCGGGGGGGCGGAATCTTACTCGGCGCGTCTGGAATTAGCCAAATTCTATGAGCATCGGCTTAAAGATTTCGCCGGGGCGCTGAAATTCACGCTGGAGGCAAGGGAGGAGTGTCCTCCGGGCACCCATCACCTTCAAGCGATAGAAAAGCGGATAAACCGGCTCCACCGGAAGCTCTCCCGCTAATATCCTTCTAAAAAAAAACTAAATCAGGTCGATAATATGGTCATATGGCGGTTAGGAGCGTATGACCCAGGAAATATTCTACAAGATACTCAACGACCATAAAGAGCTCTCCTCGCTTCCGCAGGTGCTGATGGAAGTGATACGGGTCTCCCGCGAGCAGGACTCTTCCGCTAACGACATCGCCTCTATTATCATGAAAGACCCGGCCCTGACAGCCAAGATTCTCAGGGTTGTCAATTCCCCCTTCTATGGTCAGATAAGGAAAATCACAACCGTCAATCAGGCGGTGGTGACTCTGGGGATGAGAACGGTGACGGCGGTTGCCCTTTCGGCATCGATTTACGACAAGATGAACAAGGTCGATTCCTCCATCGACCGGAAACGGTTCTGGCGGCACTCGCTGGAAGTCGCCATCGCGGCGCGCATGATAGCCGAGACACTGAAATATGAGCCGGCCGAAGAGGCTTTTGTCGCCGGGTTGTTGCACGAGATTGGAACATTGGTTTTGGAAGCGTCCTATCCGGCCGACTTCCGTCGGGTCTGGAAATTGATTGAAATGGGGGAGAACCAGACGGCGGTCGAAGAGCGGACCTGGGGCACCAACCATGCCCGGGTGGGGCAGTTTCTTCTGGACCAGTGGGGGATTCCCAAGAATATCGGAGAGGCGGTAGGGAATCATCATACGGTGATTGACCATGGGAATAAACTTCCGGAGCAGCAGCTATCGCAGATTGTCAACTTAGCCAATCAACTCTCCAAGTTCCGGGTTTATAATATGCCGCCGCCGGAGTCGGCGCAACTGGAGAATCGGGATGTCATCGCCGCCAATCTGGAATTGAGCAATGCCGCTATCGCCAAGATTGAAGAGCATCTGATAAGCGAGATAATAAAAGAATCGAATTACCTCGAAATTGAGATAGGGAGTGTGGAGGAGATTCTGGTTGACGCCAACCGGCTTTTGTATAAGCAATTCCTGATGGTGGAAAATCTTCTGCGGGAAAACCGGATAATGCAGCAGCAGATAGCGCGCGACCAGATGAAAAAGGCGGCGCTGGAATCGCTCAAGGCGATCGCCACCACCTTCAGCCATTATATCAACAACGCCACCGCCGCTATCCTGGGACGGGCGCAATTAATGGAACTGGCGATTACCAAGGGGGAGATTGTTGACCAGAAAGGAATCGCGGCGCTCTCTGCCGGAACCATTGTGGATGCCGTCGAGACGATCTCGACCATACTGGAAGAACTCAAGAAAATGACCGCTTTCGAGACTACCCTTTATCATGACGACACCTATATACTTGATGTCGAATCGAAAATCCGCGAAAAGCTCGATAATCTCAATCGCACCCGGGTACCGGCCGGGATTAATTAAGCACTTCAACCCTTATAAGAATTGACTGTCTCCATGATGCGGTGATGGTCAGTCAATCATTCAACTCAGATATTCCACCAGTAATTGGCTTTTATCAGGAAGGTATTTACCTGGGGGGTGCGGAAGAGGGCTTTCAGGTCGCGATTGAAACTGAAACTGTTGATATCACTTTTGAAGCC from Candidatus Zixiibacteriota bacterium includes:
- a CDS encoding ribonuclease H-like domain-containing protein translates to MLGDKLNRFSRQIQSQPDAAISRPGNSRYRYAADFFGGELVSSDGGVFIKITVDFPSVFSHGDYSLGDVLASYPLIGGGSILNCGENSLNLSRLLFFDMETTGLSGGTGTVPFLIGFGSLSDSGFQVRQYLLPDYPDEAAMLEAARREITKDSILVSYNGRAFDLPILSDRLVLHRIERNLEIAGHIDLLHPVRRLFKRRLRDCSLGNIEREILRYYRFDDIPGYLVPSVYFNWLANGEVEELRRVNKHNLDDIVSMLFIMHHMARLAENPSGQIQSSDDLYSFCRVLEQAGDREGLYNLIEASREMLERENRFDILFSHALWYKRGAQVEKAHTLWLKIAQTGGAESYSARLELAKFYEHRLKDFAGALKFTLEAREECPPGTHHLQAIEKRINRLHRKLSR
- a CDS encoding HDOD domain-containing protein, with the translated sequence MTQEIFYKILNDHKELSSLPQVLMEVIRVSREQDSSANDIASIIMKDPALTAKILRVVNSPFYGQIRKITTVNQAVVTLGMRTVTAVALSASIYDKMNKVDSSIDRKRFWRHSLEVAIAARMIAETLKYEPAEEAFVAGLLHEIGTLVLEASYPADFRRVWKLIEMGENQTAVEERTWGTNHARVGQFLLDQWGIPKNIGEAVGNHHTVIDHGNKLPEQQLSQIVNLANQLSKFRVYNMPPPESAQLENRDVIAANLELSNAAIAKIEEHLISEIIKESNYLEIEIGSVEEILVDANRLLYKQFLMVENLLRENRIMQQQIARDQMKKAALESLKAIATTFSHYINNATAAILGRAQLMELAITKGEIVDQKGIAALSAGTIVDAVETISTILEELKKMTAFETTLYHDDTYILDVESKIREKLDNLNRTRVPAGIN
- a CDS encoding HEAT repeat domain-containing protein; the encoded protein is MRKRYGRILLGLALLVCTNGGDVWSQEARFAEIDKRVDSLFVLASSGEVMHRDLVQPAIDSLAAMGAAAVPRLIEIYDTQDARERQTINNILVKIGKPAVPYLVNSLTLDNAEQVGRICATLGEIKDSAAVEGLIEAAGHADWRVRSEAVGSLGKIADSRGNGAMAYLLLDTVGLVRKSAAVAAGSLLFEPTLKTMVNMLADDFYGARLCALEALVKFGEKAVEVIADSINSERDLIGNLGCLALGHIGGDSAVAVLVGQLDSPDYIRRAMAVEGIFQSGSSFGCGFVELMKERETNPIVQQYIRKVMERHAGR